Proteins from a genomic interval of Thunnus thynnus chromosome 5, fThuThy2.1, whole genome shotgun sequence:
- the si:ch211-106e7.2 gene encoding uncharacterized protein si:ch211-106e7.2, producing the protein MQSFGWIVGPYPQLGPPSQSSPAAKQLTQDTMRNQQVGTANNVYQYRTENTGVRPPQSALFTFGNRASNRQTSNGQTSAVPHQAVSFQQPAGGKNSGYQKLLHGDLQNSSLNMQSGNPRSQVVYRFHVATPQDFHQNSAQNSSSQSPSDMMKAHTTYTQKDMSVTLTGNQNESTLSDLLRPRVQRNLYQNVNGELTNPISAFSTTATSLPPAQAVGISTLMSATAHNIQTAPNQHHRQHSTQHRFPSSIPPPTYNVAVSQSLRNSSITTNSPSSGRSLHVSNMSQKTQQYSTQFNSSPNTGKASTSSVNSKSYNCHYEIDRFLSKTNERPLNPAADAQQQMLSRQMNARFADRQSFTAGSDARPPMYTSSPYNGKQFDSKGRMIESNPTMAPVPSSVIGHYKSNVPQSLSLHSGYSLPKTTQNLISPTQHVVDELPQHMQQPESISPQRNKTHSSVANNREFLEILEMLTSINPNDSSVHSSPGRTGPKAIAVVQPLAQECYQVSGNDTSSKRINQEREHITTDESQINPEKFLISPDVTKSKMAAYLREVSNPVKDNCRSPPKNLNEVRSRSAAFSAGPVVSSSDSAGPQQSQKQLCADNTGSEAAINMPLEKVVAPAAQLTSEVPESQNGDKDKSEMTPDAKTFVCELSSLPTTPWTVVSIIKLIQEGEEAQMKSELFPEFNTSRMLLSMYWDGSCKKLADRLRTGWYKKLITDVHEFCSKHVALDSPILSQVKHSFEKHLKSFHVIADNEVYSELPYVSSWLNANERLNDIDKEFGFPWSLKRCPHTLDTDSQSDQVETAKSIPAQIVGEVQNKALSQTELEPVESDDEQHSTVEVAPTQTPSPNKTESADSSDPFFSFEIQVLPPEEAKLIFEGLQSKIPQNTEKVCQLEKVTNNPVEDELPEVMDLTISDSKLEIQVLPPEEAKVIFEQVQSKMPQNTETVCQLEKVTNSPDSKLENRAVAPLEHICCNTRWKQIIMGSNTPSLSTCQFKKEQSQKDCTDNTLDEEEMAAQKNDKLFAIRPDSKFHSAMVRENQAKGCESIVNQIQTLTEPELCNEVSHIIDLSDSDDKPDSYTDKDPNTISLLSINSSPSSIIFIRESTDENVSSSEDGGSNQMSDLEEDCGQAQLTSPNVSPLKTKGQISATAAPQTFSCKHETVDQGSQQLLEGISKCMKVSVDAADGEPPASNVRTVELVLFGTATQEKCVLVGGHKNHRSSPQTVSDEVPKPPEVLSVSLSPLKRKPSATVPTGEYSVKRWIHEKWRKSFPPIRIKYRSKLKTQKHTLSKVSLKKTERSGSANTEELPASSEMSIWNGNNKRSLSLKRRRSLSHGFKLGEKKTKKDEVTLKQPAVHERSKAENGSQTVVPLQENNVLRFSVLPNTFSFKDASNGIKDTTNDVSDKADLAGADDESPGVPVKRAMGAWYPNPEKQYIPLRPSPVPKTSSIFHEYQKKYTKKMQPSSDK; encoded by the exons ATGCAGTCTTTTGGATGGATAGTTGGACCATACCCACAGTTGGGACCACCCTCACAATCCTCACCAGCTGCTAAGCAACTTACCCAGGACACAATGAGGAACCAGCAAGTTGGAACTGCAAATAACGTATATCAGTACAGGACAGAAAACACAGGAGTCAGACCACCACAAAGTGCTCTTTTCACCTTCGGTAATAGAGCTTCTAACAGACAGACGTCAAATGGCCAGACATCCGCAGTTCCTCATCAGGCTGTTTCTTTTCAGCAGCCAGCTGGAGGGAAGAATAGTGGTTATCAGAAATTGTTGCATGGCGATCTGCAAAACTCATCTCTTAATATGCAAAGTGGAAACCCTCGTTCACAGGTGGTTTATAGATTTCACGTTGCAACTCCGCaagattttcatcagaactcTGCTCAGAATTCATCAAGTCAGAGTCCGTCTGACATGATGAAGGCACACACTACATACACTCAAAAAGATATGTCAGTTACATTAACAGGAAATCAGAATGAAAGTACTTTGTCTGATCTACTGCGTCCCAGGGTTCAGAGAAACTTGTATCAAAATGTAAATGGGGAGTTGACTAATCCTATTTCAGCTTTCTCTACAACAGCTACCTCGCTCCCACCTGCACAGGCGGTTGGCATCAGCACATTAATGTCTGCCACAGCACACAACATACAGACTGCTCCTAACCAACACCACAGACAACACAGCACTCAGCATCGATTCCCTTCTTCCATACCCCCACCAACGTATAATGTGGctgtctctcagtctctcagaAACAGCAGTATCACAACTAATTCGCCATCAAGTGGACGGAGTTTGCACGTTTCCAATATGAGTCAGAAAACTCAACAGTACTCAACGCAGTTCAACTCATCACCCAACACTGGGAAAGCTTCCACGTCCTCTGTTAACTCAAAATCATACAACTGCCATTATGAAATTGACCGTTTCTTGTCAAAAACAAATGAGCGTCCCTTAAATCCTGCAGCAGATGCACAACAGCAAATGCTCAGCCGCCAGATGAACGCAAGGTTCGCAGACAGACAGTCATTCACTGCTGGCTCAGATGCTCGTCCTCCGATGTACACTAGTTCACCGTACAATGGGAAGCAGTTCGACAGCAAAGGCAGGATGATTGAATCTAATCCAACTATGGCGCCTGTGCCATCTTCTGTCATTGGACACTATAAGTCAAATGTCCCACAATCTTTATCTCTACATTCTGGATATTCTTTGCCTAAAACCACCCAGAATCTTATATCACCAACACAGCATGTTGTAGATGAGCTACCTCAACACATGCAACAGCCTGAGAGTATTTCACCACAGAGAAATAAGACCCATTCATCTGTAGCAAACAATCGTGAATTTCTTGAAATACTTGAAATGCTCACATCAATCAATCCAAATGACAGCTCCGTTCATTCATCTCCTGGTCGCACAGGACCGAAAGCAATTGCTGTTGTGCAACCATTGGCACAGGAATGCTACCAGGTTTCCGGCAATGATACATCTTCTAAGAGGATCAATCAAGAGCGTGAACACATCACGACAGATGAATCTCAAATTAACCCTGAGAAATTCTTGATTTCACCAGATgtgacaaaaagcaaaatgGCTGCGTATTTAAGAGAAGTATCTAATCCTGTAAAAGATAATTGTAGGTCTCCCCCCAAAAATCTAAATGAAGTGAGGTCCAGGTCAGCAGCTTTTAGCGCTGGTCCTGTTGTGTCGTCTTCAGATTCAGCCGGGCCACAACAGTCCCAGAAACAGTTATGTGCAGATAACACAGGATCCGAAGCGGCTATTAATATGCCGTTAGAAAAGGTTGTTGCACCAGCTGCTCAGCTAACCTCTGAAGTGCCAGAAAGCCAAAATGGGGATAAGGACAAAAGTGAGATGACACCAGATGCAAAGACCTTTGTTTGTGAGCTTTCATCACTCCCAACAACCCCATGGACAGTTGTATCAATAATTAAGTTGATACAGGAGGGTGAAGAAGCTCAGATGAAGTCAGAACTTTTTCCAGAGTTTAATACTTCAAGAATGTTATTAAGCATGTATTGGGATGGCAGCTGTAAAAAGTTGGCTGATAGGCTCAGGACAGGCTGGTACAAAAAGTTAATCACTGATGTACACGAATTCTGCTCAAAACATGTGGCATTAGACTCTCCCATACTGTCACAAGTAAAGCACAGCTTTGAGAAGCACCTGAAAAGCTTCCATGTGATCGCAGATAATGAGGTGTATTCAGAACTGCCTTACGTGTCATCGTGGTTGAACGCCAATGAGCGGCTCAATGACATTGATAAAGAGTTTGGCTTCCCGTGGTCTTTGAAACGTTGTCCTCACACCCTTGACACTGACAGTCAGTCAGATCAGGTCGAGACAGCTAAAAGCATTCCTGCACAAATTGTAGGTGAGGTGCAAAACAAGGCCTTGTCGCAAACAGAACTCGAACCTGTTGAGTCAGATGATGAACAACATTCCACTGTTGAGGTTGCCCCAACACAAACTCCCTCTCCCAATAAAACAGAGAGTGCAGATTCCAGTGAcccttttttctcatttgaaatCCAAGTTTTGCCCCCAGAAGAGGCCAAATTGATCTTTGAGGGACTACAAAGCAAGATaccacaaaatacagaaaaggtTTGTCAGCTGGAGAAAGTCACTAACAATCCTGTTGAAGATGAGTTACCTGAAGTTATGGATCTCACAATAAGCGACTCAAAACTTGAAATCCAAGTTTTGCCTCCAGAAGAGGCCAAAGTGATCTTTGAGCAAGTTCAAAGCAAGATGccacaaaatacagaaacagtTTGTCAGCTAGAGAAAGTCACAAACAGTCCTGACTCAAAACTGGAGAACAGGGCAGTCGCTCCACTAGAACATATTTGCTGCAATACAAGGTGGAAGCAAATAATTATGGGGTCCAACACGCCTTCTTTGAGCACATGCCAATTCAAGAAAGAGCAAAGTCAGAAAGATTGCACTGACAACACCCTTGATGAGGAAGAGATGGCGGCACAAAAGAATGATAAACTGTTTGCAATAAGACCTGACAGCAAATTTCACTCTGCGATGGTGAGAGAGAATCAAGCAAAGGGTTGTGAGAGTATCGTCAATCAAATTCAGACCTTAACTGAGCCTGAACTATGCAATGAAGTCAGTCATATCATTGATTTATCTGACAGTGATGACAAACCTGACTCATATACTGACAAAGACCCAAATACTATTTCCCTGCTAAGTATAAATAGTAGCCCGTCAAGCATTATTTTCATTCGTGAAAGTACAGATGAAAATGTCTCTAGCAGTGAAGATGGAGGTTCCAACCAGATGTCAGACCTGGAAGAGGACTGTGGACAAGCTCAGCTGACATCTCCAAATGTGTcaccactgaaaacaaaaggacAAATTAGTGCAACGGCCGCCCCTCAGACTTTCAGCTGCAAACATGAAACTGTTGATCAGGGTTCACAGCAACTTCTTGAGGGTATTTCAAAATGTATGAAGGTTTCTGTTGATGCTGCTGATGGTGAACCTCCAGCCTCAAATGTTAGAACTGTCGAACTGGTACTGTTTGGCACAgcaacacaagaaaaatgcGTTTTAGTTGGTGGCCACAAGAACCATAGGTCATCTCCACAGACTGTATCTGATGAAGTACCAAAGCCTCCAGAGGTTCTCTCTGTGAGTCTCAGCCCCCTCAAGAGAAAGCCCAGTGCAACTGTCCCCACAGGGGAATACTCAGTCAAACGATGGATCCatgaaaaatggaggaaaagttTTCCACCAATTAGAATTAAGTACAGaagcaaactgaaaacacagaaacatacttTATCTAAGGTTAGTCTCAAGAAAACTGAAAGAAGTGGCTCCGCCAACACTGAGGAGCTACCGGCTTCCTCTGAGATGAGCATCTGGAATGGAAATAACAAGCGCAGCCTGAgtctgaagaggaggaggtccCTCTCTCATGGTTTCAAACttggagagaagaagacaaagaaagatgAAGTCACACTCAAACAGCCAGCTGTCCACGAGAGAAGTAAAGCTGAAAATGGAAGCCAGACTGTCGTGCCTCTCCAGGAGAACAACGTGTTGAGGTTCAGTGTGTTACCCAACACCTTCAGCTTCAAAGATGCATCCAATGGGATAAAAGACACCACTAATGATGTTTCAG ataaAGCTGACCTTGCTGGAGCAGATGACGAGAGCCCCGGTGTACCTGTCAAGAGAGCAATGG GTGCATGGTATCCAAATCCAGAGAAGCAGTATATTCCTCTACGTCCGTCTCCTGTCCCCAAGACCTCCAGCATCTTCCATGAGTATCAGAAGAAATACACAAAGAAGATGCAGCCTTCCTCGGATAAATAA